From a region of the Odontesthes bonariensis isolate fOdoBon6 chromosome 2, fOdoBon6.hap1, whole genome shotgun sequence genome:
- the eif4ebp2 gene encoding eukaryotic translation initiation factor 4E-binding protein 2, protein MSTSRQLSESRAIPTRTVLINDTTQLPHDYCTTPGGTLFSTTPGGTRIIYDRKFLLDRRNSPIAQTPPARLPVIPGVTSQNVLSENQKNEANNHINNHAGKPATGDDSQFEMDI, encoded by the exons ATGTCGACCAGTCGTCAGCTTAGCGAGAGCAGGGCCATCCCGACCAGGACGGTGTTGATCAACGACACAACGCAGCTACCTCATGACTACTGTACCACCCCCGGAGGCACTTTATTCTCTACCACTCCTGGAG GAACCCGCATCATCTACGATCGCAAATTTCTACTGGACAGGCGTAATTCTCCCATTGCCCAAACTCCTCCTGCACGCCTGCCTGTCATCCCTGGAGTCACCAGCCAAAATGTCCTGAGTGAGAACCAGAAGAATGAAGCCAACAACCACATCAACAACCACGCTGGCAAGCCCGCAACAG